A genomic stretch from Schistosoma haematobium chromosome 4, whole genome shotgun sequence includes:
- the GINS2_1 gene encoding DNA replication complex GINS protein PSF2, variant 3 (EggNog:ENOG410V8SS~COG:L) yields MPPAWLTLEKLNECKEAEENDSGCTSPPHSQYIEISTLLLQHAAEDIPNPESIRNIVRDVWDIRVGKLLSSVNGFLSSGSSTARVSQLTNMELTTLHNLLTNSMDQLSLLRQATSQAVEFGGSAVNRTSFLNSSSVGN; encoded by the exons ATGCCACCAGCGTGGTTAACGTTAGAGAAGTTAAATGAGTGTAAAGAAGCTGAAGAGAACGACTCTGGTTGTACTTCTCCTCCTCATTCTCAATATATTGAAATTAGTACACTTCTTCTTCAACACGCGGCTGAAGATATACCGAA TCCTGAAAGTATTCGCAACATTGTTCGTGATGTATGGGATATTCGTGTTGGGAAATTGTTATCGTCTGTTAATGGTTTCCTCTCTAGTGGATCGTCGACAGCACGAGTTAGTCAATTGACTAATATGGAATTAACCACTTTACATAATCTTCTGACTAATTCAATGGACCAGTTATCTTTACTACGTCAGGCAACTTCACAAGCTGTAGAATTCGGTGGTAGCGCAGTTAATCGAACATCATTTTTGAATTCATCATCTGTCGGAAACTAA
- the GINS2_1 gene encoding DNA replication complex GINS protein PSF2 (EggNog:ENOG410V8SS~COG:L), with protein MNPAELEFLSEEEGLTIVPKFKLDAIKLLNTTIGPFFPNVPTVVPLWVALFLRGQQKCRIMPPAWLTLEKLNECKEAEENDSGCTSPPHSQYIEISTLLLQHAAEDIPNPESIRNIVRDVWDIRVGKLLSSVNGFLSSGSSTARVSQLTNMELTTLHNLLTNSMDQLSLLRQATSQAVEFGGSAVNRTSFLNSSSVGN; from the exons atgaatcCGGCGGAGCTTGAATTTCTTTCAGAAGAGGAAGGATTGACCATAGTACCTAAGTTTAAACTTGATGCTATTAAGCTGCTCAATACTACT ATTGGTCCTTTTTTCCCAAATGTGCCAACTGTTGTCCCTCTTTGGGTTGCTCTTTTTCTGAGAGGGCAGCAAAAGTGTCGTATTATGCCACCAGCGTGGTTAACGTTAGAGAAGTTAAATGAGTGTAAAGAAGCTGAAGAGAACGACTCTGGTTGTACTTCTCCTCCTCATTCTCAATATATTGAAATTAGTACACTTCTTCTTCAACACGCGGCTGAAGATATACCGAA TCCTGAAAGTATTCGCAACATTGTTCGTGATGTATGGGATATTCGTGTTGGGAAATTGTTATCGTCTGTTAATGGTTTCCTCTCTAGTGGATCGTCGACAGCACGAGTTAGTCAATTGACTAATATGGAATTAACCACTTTACATAATCTTCTGACTAATTCAATGGACCAGTTATCTTTACTACGTCAGGCAACTTCACAAGCTGTAGAATTCGGTGGTAGCGCAGTTAATCGAACATCATTTTTGAATTCATCATCTGTCGGAAACTAA
- the GINS2_1 gene encoding DNA replication complex GINS protein PSF2, variant 2 (EggNog:ENOG410V8SS~COG:L), protein MNPAELEFLSEEEGLTIVPKFKLDAIKLLNTTIGPFFPNVPTVVPLWVALFLRGQQKCRIMPPAWLTLEKLNECKEAEENDSGCTSPPHSQYIEISTLLLQHAAEDIPNPESIRNIVRDVWDIRVGKLLSSVNGFLSSGSSTARNCMKLRKSLYVF, encoded by the exons atgaatcCGGCGGAGCTTGAATTTCTTTCAGAAGAGGAAGGATTGACCATAGTACCTAAGTTTAAACTTGATGCTATTAAGCTGCTCAATACTACT ATTGGTCCTTTTTTCCCAAATGTGCCAACTGTTGTCCCTCTTTGGGTTGCTCTTTTTCTGAGAGGGCAGCAAAAGTGTCGTATTATGCCACCAGCGTGGTTAACGTTAGAGAAGTTAAATGAGTGTAAAGAAGCTGAAGAGAACGACTCTGGTTGTACTTCTCCTCCTCATTCTCAATATATTGAAATTAGTACACTTCTTCTTCAACACGCGGCTGAAGATATACCGAA TCCTGAAAGTATTCGCAACATTGTTCGTGATGTATGGGATATTCGTGTTGGGAAATTGTTATCGTCTGTTAATGGTTTCCTCTCTAGTGGATCGTCGACAGCACGA
- the GINS2_1 gene encoding DNA replication complex GINS protein PSF2, variant 4 (EggNog:ENOG410V8SS~COG:L), translating to MNPAELEFLSEEEGLTIVPKFKLDAIKLLNTTIGPFFPNVPTVVPLWVALFLRGQQKCRIMPPAWLTLEKLNECKEAEENDSGCTSPPHSQYIEISTLLLQHAAEDIPKIA from the exons atgaatcCGGCGGAGCTTGAATTTCTTTCAGAAGAGGAAGGATTGACCATAGTACCTAAGTTTAAACTTGATGCTATTAAGCTGCTCAATACTACT ATTGGTCCTTTTTTCCCAAATGTGCCAACTGTTGTCCCTCTTTGGGTTGCTCTTTTTCTGAGAGGGCAGCAAAAGTGTCGTATTATGCCACCAGCGTGGTTAACGTTAGAGAAGTTAAATGAGTGTAAAGAAGCTGAAGAGAACGACTCTGGTTGTACTTCTCCTCCTCATTCTCAATATATTGAAATTAGTACACTTCTTCTTCAACACGCGGCTGAAGATATACCGAA